A window of Hevea brasiliensis isolate MT/VB/25A 57/8 chromosome 14, ASM3005281v1, whole genome shotgun sequence contains these coding sequences:
- the LOC110648175 gene encoding putative RING-type E3 ubiquitin transferase C3H69, which yields MSKRVLCKFFAHGACLKGEHCEFSHDWKDPPNNICTYYQKGICSYGSRCRYEHVKLSRTDTASSSSTLPHQSMVSTSVPLARPLRTGFGRGTSVPGASGELSASSRPYFPPTKPAWNLDSRPNNFLENDGIIEPRNVKPEDRSLCSFAAAGNCPRGDKCPHIHGDICPTCGKHCLHPFRPEEREEHLKTCEKNQKHIEALKHSQDIECSVCLDRVLAKPTAAERKFGLLSECDHPFCISCIRNWRSNSPTSGMDVNTALRACPICRKLSYFVVPSVIWYSSKEEKQEIIDSYKAKLRSIDCKHFDFGNGNCPFGTSCFYKHAYRDGCLEEVALRHLGAEDGNTVIAKNIRLSDFLGSLQIS from the exons ATGTCTAAGAG GGTACTTTGCAAGTTCTTTGCTCATGGAGCATGTTTAAAAGGGGAGCATTGTGAGTTTTCACATGACTGGAAAGATCCACCAAATAAT ATTTGCACCTATTATCAAAAAGGAATCTGCTCTTATGGCAGTCGTTGCAGGTATGAACATGTTAAACTATCTAGGACAGATACTGCTTCATCTTCATCAACACTTCCTCATCAATCTATGGTATCAACTTCTGTTCCTCTGGCTCGTCCTCTGAGAACTGGATTTGGCAGGGGAACATCAGTCCCAGGTGCTTCTGGAGAGCTTTCTGCTTCAAGTAGACCTTACTTTCCTCCCACCAAGCCAGCATGGAATTTGGACTCTAGACCAAACAACTTTTTAGAAAACGATGGCATTATAGAACCAAGGAATGTTAAGCCAGAAGACCGTTCTCTCTGTTCATTTGCTGCTGCTGGTAATTGCCCTCGTGGAGATAAATGTCCTCATATTCATGGTGACATTTGCCCCACTTGTGGGAAACATTGCTTGCATCCTTTCAGACCTGAAGAAAGAGAGGAACATTTGAAAACATGTGAGAAGAACCAAAAGCATATCGAGGCATTAAAACACAGTCAAGATATAGAGTGCAGTGTATGTCTAGATCGTGTGCTTGCAAAACCCACAGCAGCTGAACGAAAGTTTGGGCTGTTATCAGAATGTGATCATCCCTTCTGTATATCCTGTATTAGGAACTGGCGTAGTAACTCCCCAACGTCTGGAATGGATGTCAATACTGCATTGAGGGCTTGCCCAATATGCCGTAAGCTTTCATATTTTGTCGTTCCAAGTGTCATTTGGTATTCCTCTAAAGAAGAAAAGCAGGAAATTATTGATAGCTACAAGGCAAAACTGAG GTCTATAgattgcaagcattttgactttggCAATGGGAACTGCCCATTTGGGACAAGTTGTTTTTACAAG CATGCATACCGAGATGGCTGTTTGGAGGAAGTCGCTCTGCGTCATCTTGGGGCTGAAGATGGAAATACTGTGATCGCAAAAAATATAAG GCTATCAGATTTCCTTGGTAGCCTACAAATAAGTTGA
- the LOC131173120 gene encoding thylakoid lumenal 19 kDa protein, chloroplastic-like: MATILSPSACLSSSATPQKPPQIPPPPKTQLPMPPHKPLLNTTLTAAIAATTILTTTAPSLADSAQTYHIYYGTAASAANYGGYGGNSDKKASAEYVYDVPDGWKERLVSKVEKGTNGTDSEFYNPKKRTEKEYLTFLAGFRQLAPQDVVLNNLALSDVGLQDLISGADSVKSEEKKDGDGQVYYVYEIDGIGKHSLIKVTCAKNKLYAHFVNAPTPEWNKDEDTLRHLHESFKTVGSFQ, from the coding sequence ATGGCCACCATTCTCTCTCCATCAGCTTGCCTCTCCTCCTCCGCCACCCCCCAAAAGCCACCGCAAATTCCGCCACCACCCAAAACCCAGCTCCCTATGCCACCCCACAAACCCCTCTTAAACACAACACTAACTGCCGCTATTGCTGCCACTACAATACTAACCACCACAGCTCCTTCCCTTGCAGACTCAGCACAAACCTACCACATCTACTACGGCACCGCAGCCAGCGCGGCCAACTACGGTGGATACGGCGGTAACTCCGACAAGAAAGCCTCAGCTGAGTACGTCTACGATGTCCCTGATGGGTGGAAAGAACGCCTAGTCTCCAAAGTTGAAAAGGGCACGAATGGAACTGATAGCGAGTTCTACAACCCAAAGAAGAGGACTGAAAAAGAGTACTTGACGTTTCTTGCAGGATTCAGGCAACTAGCCCCACAAGATGTGGTGTTAAATAATTTGGCCTTGTCTGATGTGGGTTTGCAAGACTTGATATCGGGAGCAGATAGTGTGAAGAGTGAAGAGAAGAAGGATGGAGATGGGCAAGTGTATTATGTGTATGAAATTGATGGGATTGGGAAACATAGCTTGATCAAGGTTACTTGTGCTAAGAACAAGTTATATGCTCATTTTGTTAATGCACCGACACCTGAGTGGAATAAGGATGAAGACACTTTGAGGCATCTCCACGAGTCCTTTAAGACCGTTGGGTCCTTTCAGTGA